From the Teredinibacter turnerae T7901 genome, one window contains:
- a CDS encoding TonB-dependent siderophore receptor, with protein MNTRRNPKLLSLAISAIVAGIPLGATAQNSNQRQVEEVIVTGQLESRSNLETSLTVSSLSQDELLQTAPRSVGEVFRTIPGVRTESSSGEGNLNLSIRGVPVASGGAKYVQLLEDGMPVLQFGDIIVGNADIFLKADSTLNRVEVLKGGSAAALASNSPAGVINFISKTGEEEGGSIAQTIGLDYDISRTDFEFGSPISDTLRFHVGGFYRTGKGERETQFTSAEGGQIKFNITKDFENGYARLYFKHLDDRTPAYLPMPVAVSGSNGSATVDDIPGFDITSASNISKDLLTIQTVNGRRSSIADGYHAKSDAVGVDFSFELEDDWTLNLKARSAKNSGSFTGAFSASIFDMSGGGFDPSSISSAPALMGATQLGSLDGHIYSDAELRNLNGNGLVQNIRTFDNDLSDLSNSTLDMNLTKNFDNFRITGGVYRATQHIDVEWYWQTYIQDVSDDASLLDAYDADGNKLTEGGLVSHGAPDWGYCCTRDTDLDYTIDAYYVAGDWDVNEKVRIDLVVRSDSGEGTGYYSFAPSTAVNGGTDVDGDGAIQNVEQDAAVFDPRSNRTISYDWNYTSFSLGANYLLNETLSLYTRLSKGGRANADRLGDGGFFQNGTAVSGSVVNEIRSLEFGSKFETADLGGSAAIFYVETDDVNSEGTNGSGDAAVVRDYESLGLELEGYYTRGIFNLRGNLTWTDAEIVDSNNPDLVGNTPRRQADFTYALVPSVELDKASVGLTIIGTTDAPAQDSNEFMMPGYTYVNLFADYQLADNLSVELAVNNLFDEVGITESEEGNIEGANYIRARSIAGTSSTVTLRYKF; from the coding sequence ATGAATACACGTCGTAACCCCAAGCTCCTCAGCCTGGCCATCAGTGCAATTGTCGCCGGAATCCCGTTGGGAGCTACTGCACAAAACTCAAACCAGCGGCAGGTGGAAGAAGTGATCGTGACCGGTCAGTTGGAATCCCGCTCAAACCTGGAAACCAGCCTTACTGTCTCCAGTCTGTCACAGGATGAGTTATTGCAAACTGCGCCGCGCAGCGTGGGCGAGGTATTTCGCACCATTCCGGGGGTGCGCACTGAATCGTCTTCTGGCGAAGGAAACTTAAACCTTTCTATTCGCGGTGTGCCGGTGGCTTCCGGTGGCGCAAAGTATGTGCAGTTGCTGGAAGACGGCATGCCTGTGCTACAGTTCGGCGACATCATTGTGGGCAACGCCGATATTTTTCTTAAAGCGGACAGCACCCTCAATCGCGTTGAGGTGCTGAAAGGTGGCTCGGCAGCCGCGTTGGCCAGTAACTCTCCTGCGGGTGTAATTAACTTCATCAGCAAAACCGGTGAAGAAGAAGGTGGCAGCATTGCCCAAACCATCGGCCTGGATTACGACATCAGTCGTACAGACTTCGAGTTCGGCAGCCCCATCAGCGATACCTTGCGTTTTCACGTGGGTGGCTTTTATCGCACTGGTAAAGGCGAGCGAGAAACTCAATTCACCTCTGCCGAAGGCGGCCAGATTAAATTTAATATCACCAAAGATTTTGAAAATGGTTATGCGCGCTTGTATTTCAAACACCTGGATGACCGCACACCCGCGTACTTGCCAATGCCGGTGGCGGTGTCTGGTTCTAACGGGTCTGCAACCGTCGATGATATTCCCGGCTTTGATATCACTTCCGCGTCAAATATTTCGAAAGACCTGCTGACCATTCAAACCGTTAATGGCCGCCGCTCATCTATTGCCGATGGGTATCACGCTAAATCCGACGCTGTGGGTGTGGATTTCAGTTTTGAACTGGAAGACGACTGGACGCTCAACTTGAAAGCGCGCTCCGCCAAAAACAGTGGCTCTTTTACCGGTGCGTTTTCAGCCAGTATTTTTGATATGAGTGGGGGTGGCTTTGATCCATCGAGTATCTCATCGGCACCTGCACTTATGGGGGCGACGCAGTTGGGCTCGCTGGATGGCCATATATACTCCGATGCTGAATTGCGCAATTTGAATGGCAATGGCCTGGTACAAAATATTCGCACCTTCGACAACGATTTGTCCGATCTAAGCAACTCCACATTGGACATGAACCTCACAAAAAATTTCGACAATTTCCGCATTACCGGCGGTGTTTACCGCGCGACCCAACATATTGATGTGGAGTGGTATTGGCAAACCTATATTCAGGATGTCAGCGACGATGCGAGCTTGCTCGATGCCTATGATGCCGATGGCAATAAGCTCACCGAAGGCGGGCTGGTATCGCACGGTGCGCCGGACTGGGGTTATTGCTGCACACGCGACACGGACTTGGATTACACCATTGATGCCTATTATGTTGCTGGCGACTGGGATGTGAACGAAAAAGTACGCATCGATTTAGTGGTGCGCAGCGACTCCGGTGAAGGCACCGGCTATTACAGTTTCGCTCCCAGTACCGCGGTGAACGGTGGCACCGATGTGGATGGCGATGGTGCTATCCAAAATGTCGAGCAGGATGCGGCAGTTTTCGACCCGCGTAGTAACCGCACCATCAGTTACGACTGGAATTACACCTCATTTTCGCTGGGTGCCAACTATTTACTTAACGAGACTCTCTCACTGTACACCCGCCTGAGTAAAGGGGGTCGCGCTAATGCTGACCGCCTCGGCGACGGCGGTTTTTTTCAAAACGGTACTGCGGTGAGTGGCTCGGTTGTTAACGAAATTCGTTCGCTGGAATTCGGCTCCAAATTTGAAACCGCAGACCTGGGTGGTTCGGCGGCAATATTCTACGTGGAAACCGACGATGTGAACTCCGAGGGTACTAACGGCTCCGGTGATGCAGCGGTTGTGCGGGATTACGAATCGCTGGGTCTCGAGCTGGAAGGCTACTACACCCGCGGCATCTTTAATTTGCGTGGTAACCTCACTTGGACCGATGCGGAAATTGTCGATTCGAACAACCCGGATCTGGTGGGCAACACGCCGCGCCGCCAGGCCGATTTTACCTACGCACTGGTGCCTAGTGTAGAGCTGGATAAAGCGAGTGTTGGCCTGACGATAATCGGCACAACCGATGCACCCGCGCAGGATTCGAATGAATTTATGATGCCCGGTTACACCTATGTCAATTTATTTGCTGATTATCAATTGGCAGACAATCTGAGTGTGGAGCTGGCAGTCAACAATCTATTCGACGAAGTCGGTATTACCGAATCGGAAGAGGGCAATATTGAAGGGGCAAATTACATTCGCGCCCGCTCAATTGCCGGTACATCCAGTACTGTAACGCTGCGTTACAAATTCTAA
- a CDS encoding LacI family DNA-binding transcriptional regulator, producing MSKKASGVSRKKMSDIARLAGVSESTVSRALNDSPLINIETRKRIQALARQHNYSINKQARNLRLQSSRTIAVMIPMHHAPGQHVSDPFFMELLGAIADALTEADFDMLLSRVHRDDWRSKVESYNHVDGVIIIGQSDLHADINDFAMKSQLPLVVWGAHLEGQAYVTIGSDNHLGGHLAAEHLLAQGRRRLVFIGDVNLPEVGMRCQGFTSVLREAGIAEDETQFVPCGFSLEKAHQAMDQLLEDTANLRFDGIFAASDVLASVAIRRLGAAGIAVPGTVSVVGFDDVPVAELMMPPLTTISQLIHTSGYRLVANLFSQIQGDITESEVIAPELIIRGST from the coding sequence ATGAGCAAAAAAGCATCGGGTGTGTCCCGCAAGAAAATGTCCGATATTGCCCGCCTGGCCGGCGTTTCTGAATCGACGGTTTCCCGTGCGCTCAACGACAGCCCTTTAATCAATATAGAAACCCGCAAGCGCATTCAAGCACTGGCGCGGCAGCATAATTACAGCATCAACAAACAGGCGCGCAATCTCCGCCTCCAGTCCTCTCGTACCATTGCGGTGATGATTCCAATGCATCACGCGCCTGGGCAGCATGTATCAGACCCGTTTTTTATGGAGCTGCTCGGCGCAATCGCCGATGCCCTCACCGAAGCGGATTTCGACATGCTGCTTTCTCGTGTACACCGAGACGATTGGCGCAGCAAGGTAGAAAGCTATAACCATGTCGATGGCGTAATCATTATTGGCCAAAGCGACCTTCACGCGGACATCAACGATTTTGCGATGAAATCCCAATTACCCCTGGTTGTCTGGGGAGCCCATTTGGAGGGTCAAGCCTATGTGACAATTGGCAGTGACAATCACCTCGGTGGGCATTTGGCGGCTGAGCACTTGTTGGCGCAGGGCCGTCGACGGCTGGTGTTTATTGGTGATGTGAATCTGCCAGAGGTCGGCATGCGCTGCCAGGGTTTTACCTCGGTGCTGCGCGAGGCTGGCATTGCTGAAGATGAAACCCAGTTTGTGCCTTGTGGGTTTAGCCTTGAAAAGGCCCATCAGGCAATGGATCAATTGTTGGAAGACACCGCTAACTTGCGTTTTGACGGTATTTTCGCCGCCAGTGATGTTCTGGCAAGCGTTGCTATCAGGCGCCTCGGTGCGGCAGGTATCGCAGTTCCCGGTACTGTGTCTGTGGTAGGTTTTGACGACGTTCCCGTGGCCGAATTGATGATGCCCCCGCTTACCACTATCAGCCAGTTGATCCACACCAGTGGCTACCGGCTGGTTGCAAACCTCTTTTCCCAGATTCAGGGCGATATAACCGAAAGTGAAGTTATTGCCCCTGAACTTATCATCCGCGGATCTACTTAA